A DNA window from Hordeum vulgare subsp. vulgare chromosome 1H, MorexV3_pseudomolecules_assembly, whole genome shotgun sequence contains the following coding sequences:
- the LOC123427155 gene encoding uncharacterized protein LOC123427155 produces the protein MSGGQEGGEDSDHIMDLGEDQNSFKTKRSRATNWPSVMSKFLLNWYLEKKKAMPPKTKFKKIHHHYCQAALNARFESAYTVDQVHRHLRRFKEVWNIVARYMNEKGSRFDKKNKMLILPSATMAALPLAERAILVKPIPFFDHLQALFSDCPVDDASMTDLLTDADLNDDQLETQDPLNMMVVHADTGDPHKAGLDKVVLGGEDECHEVAVISAVGTVPCEVMSGTSAPSSEPSGSAESTIAALKPSLKQCKIVSKAKANPKPQAVALHDSRKPDPFNRDLIRIHDRLAKPTRTAPTLSDPNAPLWNMLKEIPLTPADRLSVGIYLCKPESEVHRSFFMSMGKEYLEAWAHKFLTGGEPGTL, from the exons ATGTCTGGAGGCCAAGAAGGCGGCGAGGACTCAG ATCACATCATGGACCTAGGCGAAGATCAGAATTCCTTTAAAACCAAAAGATCAAGAGCCACAAATTGGCCCTCAGTAATGTCAAAGTTTCTACTTAATTGGTACCTTGAGAAAAAGAAGGCGATGCCACCTAAGACCAAATTCAAGAAGATACACCACCATTATTGCCAAGCTGCACTAAATGCTAGATTTGAGTCTGCTTACACTGTTGATCAGGTCCATCGCCATTTAAGGCGTTTCAAGGAGGTCTGGAACATTGTGGCGCGTTATATGAACGAGAAAGGGAGCAGGTTTGACAAGAAAAACAAAATGTTAATACTACCTTCTGCAACCATGGCTGCTCTACCT TTAGCAGAACGTGCTATTCTCGTTAAACCCATTCCATTCTTCGACCATTTGCAAGCTCTCTTCAGCGATTGCCCAGTTGATGATGCCTCGATGACAGACCTACTTACAGATGCTGACTTAAATGATGATCAGTTGGAAACCCAGGATCCGTTGAACATGATGGTTGTTCATGCAGACACAGGGGACCCACACAAGGCAGGTTTGGACAAAGTTGTTTTGGGGGGTGAAGATGAGTGTCATGAGGTTGCAGTTATTAGCGCCGTCGGTACAGTACCATGCGAAGTTATGTCAGGCACTAGTGCACCATCTTCTGAACCATCAGGATCGGCTGAGAGCACAATAGCTGCTCTCAAACCCAGTTTGAAGCAGTGCAAGATAGTCAGCAAAGCAAAAGCAAATCCAAAGCCACAGGCTGTTGCACTACACGATAGCAGGAAACCAGATCCCTTCAACAGGGACTTAATTCGGATCCATGACAGACTCGCTAAACCAACACGGACAGCACCAACACTGTCAGACCCAAATGCTCCTCTGTGGAATATGCTAAAGGAAATTCCGTTGACACCTGCTGATAGGCTGTCAGTTGGGATTTATCTTTGTAAGCCAGAGTCGGAAGTGCATCGAAGTTTTTTCATGAGTATGGGCAAGGAGTACCTGGAGGCATGGGCCCACAAGTTCTTGACTGGAGGGGAGCCTGGAACCTTATAG